The Azotosporobacter soli genome contains a region encoding:
- a CDS encoding HAD family phosphatase yields MIKGVIFDMDGVLIDSEPIHKKTFLQYLKELGVNLTPADHDAFIGTTNRQIFTALKERHALEDSIVTLVDGYEQRYLAALQAANVDAPIPGVLELVSGLKHEGHKMAVASSSPRQHIDLIIEMLGLSSFFVASVSGNEVTHSKPAPDIFLRAASLLGLSPKECLVIEDSYNGVTAAKAAGMACIGLQNPNSGQQDLAQADRIISVYGELRGELGEWLSGGR; encoded by the coding sequence ATGATTAAAGGCGTGATATTCGATATGGACGGGGTGCTGATCGATAGCGAACCGATACATAAGAAAACATTTTTGCAGTATTTAAAGGAACTGGGCGTCAATTTGACGCCGGCTGACCACGATGCGTTCATTGGCACGACGAATCGGCAAATCTTTACGGCGCTGAAAGAGCGGCATGCGTTGGAAGACTCGATAGTGACGCTGGTGGATGGCTACGAACAGCGCTACCTGGCGGCGCTTCAGGCGGCCAATGTTGATGCGCCGATTCCCGGCGTGCTCGAATTGGTCTCTGGTCTCAAGCATGAAGGACATAAGATGGCGGTGGCGTCTTCGTCACCACGCCAGCATATTGATTTGATTATTGAGATGCTTGGCTTATCGTCTTTTTTTGTCGCGTCAGTCAGCGGCAATGAAGTAACCCATTCAAAGCCTGCGCCGGATATTTTTCTTAGAGCGGCGTCGCTGCTCGGCCTGTCGCCGAAAGAATGCTTGGTTATTGAAGATTCTTATAACGGCGTTACAGCAGCCAAAGCGGCCGGTATGGCCTGCATCGGTTTGCAAAATCCAAATTCCGGTCAGCAGGATTTAGCGCAGGCGGATCGGATCATTTCGGTCTATGGCGAACTGCGCGGCGAGCTTGGCGAATGGCTGAGCGGCGGACGCTGA
- a CDS encoding HAD family hydrolase, translating into METVFFPDGRKLDLRYAVVDYNGTLAVDGLIAPMVKELLLALSQELNVNVITADTFGQARPQLAELVGVKVAVIKPGAEGEQKAELVRKLGPEHTVCIGNGSNDAAMFALAALSIAVVGREGASMAALREADLVVSSPQDAIGLLLNPKRLLATLRI; encoded by the coding sequence ATGGAGACGGTGTTCTTTCCGGACGGCAGGAAACTCGATTTACGCTATGCGGTCGTTGATTATAATGGGACGCTGGCCGTTGACGGCTTGATTGCGCCAATGGTGAAGGAACTTTTGCTTGCGCTAAGTCAGGAATTGAACGTTAATGTGATTACCGCGGATACGTTCGGTCAGGCGCGACCCCAACTGGCAGAGCTTGTTGGCGTTAAGGTTGCGGTGATCAAACCGGGTGCGGAAGGCGAACAAAAAGCCGAACTGGTGCGCAAGCTGGGGCCGGAACACACCGTCTGCATAGGCAATGGCTCGAATGATGCGGCGATGTTTGCGCTGGCGGCATTGTCGATTGCGGTGGTTGGCCGTGAAGGCGCGAGCATGGCGGCGCTGCGCGAAGCCGATCTGGTGGTAAGCAGCCCGCAGGATGCGATCGGTCTGCTCTTGAATCCGAAGCGGCTGCTGGCGACATTGCGGATATGA
- a CDS encoding PAS domain-containing sensor histidine kinase, with protein sequence MLDRSALRIAQIYLLFGSLWILFSDQFVSLLTQDPLWITRLSTAKGWLFMLVTSSLLYFLIHRSHHELRSANERYLSVLRAAETYSIIGTNPQGLITVFNAGAEHLLGYSADEVVNRQTVELIHDAAEIAACAAELNVKPGFEVFTALATEQRLEKKYWHYLTKDGRRISVQLSLSPQRDANGVITGFLGIANDVSAHLKAEEALRSSEARFRRITTHLPIAISCSDATGNILFLNPVFEKLFGYTLGDVPTVAAWFEKAYPDETLRESAAQYWQEFLSQPDLKAAQPWEGTLVRKDGEKLIIQIYAALDEDYRYLVFLDITERRAAEDLLREQRLFTDAVLDSVPGMLYLYDSQGRLIRWNRQHERMTGYSTEEMAKMTLLDWYRDDESTAKRILQAVDDCLTNGFAEAEADMQTKNGKKLPMFFTAVKLDIRNETYFTGIGIDITSRKQAEAALLEANAALEQRVEDRTQDLSAANEELTAMNQELMAVNETLLQLNEQLRQTKASLIRSEQMASLARLVAGIAHEINTPVGLCVTLSSHLAQLNDNFAVLFQNGVVKRKDLTDYLAEIQETSQMLQINSERAGKLVSNFKQVSADQASETRRSFNVRQYVDDILLSLRSHLKNSGHQITVSGETELTIDGYPGAFAQIMTNLILNSVVHAYPSGQCGTLRIDLLKQDDHLQLTYQDDGLGMEPDVLEKIFEPFFTTRRNQGGTGLGLSIIYNLVTQLYGGTIECRSTPGQGSIFTLLLPLTITAQDQAAL encoded by the coding sequence ATGTTGGATCGGAGCGCTTTGCGCATCGCGCAGATTTATTTGCTCTTCGGCAGTCTTTGGATTTTATTTTCCGATCAATTCGTCTCTTTGCTGACGCAGGACCCGCTCTGGATTACCCGCCTTTCCACGGCCAAAGGCTGGCTGTTCATGCTGGTTACCAGTTCGCTGCTCTATTTTTTAATCCATCGTTCGCATCATGAACTGCGCAGCGCCAATGAACGCTACCTCTCCGTACTGCGAGCTGCAGAAACCTACTCGATTATCGGCACGAACCCGCAAGGCCTGATTACCGTTTTTAACGCAGGAGCCGAGCATCTGCTGGGATATTCAGCAGATGAGGTCGTCAACCGGCAAACAGTCGAACTCATTCACGATGCCGCTGAAATCGCCGCCTGCGCCGCCGAACTCAACGTAAAGCCCGGTTTTGAGGTTTTTACCGCGCTCGCCACAGAACAACGGCTCGAAAAAAAATATTGGCACTACCTCACTAAAGACGGACGACGCATCTCGGTTCAATTATCGCTTTCGCCGCAACGCGATGCAAATGGCGTCATCACCGGCTTTCTTGGCATCGCTAATGACGTCAGCGCTCATCTGAAAGCCGAAGAAGCTTTACGCAGCAGCGAAGCGCGCTTTCGCCGCATCACGACCCATCTGCCGATCGCCATCTCCTGCAGCGACGCGACCGGAAACATCTTATTCTTAAACCCTGTTTTCGAAAAACTCTTCGGCTATACGCTTGGCGATGTCCCAACAGTCGCCGCCTGGTTTGAGAAAGCATATCCGGACGAAACGCTGCGCGAATCCGCCGCGCAGTATTGGCAAGAGTTTCTTTCCCAGCCGGATCTGAAAGCCGCACAACCTTGGGAAGGTACACTCGTCCGCAAGGACGGCGAGAAGCTCATCATCCAAATCTACGCGGCGCTCGACGAGGATTACCGCTATCTGGTTTTTTTAGACATCACCGAACGGCGCGCTGCCGAAGACCTGCTGCGCGAGCAGCGCCTCTTTACCGATGCCGTCTTAGACAGCGTTCCCGGCATGCTTTACCTCTACGACAGCCAGGGCCGTCTGATCCGTTGGAACCGCCAGCACGAACGGATGACCGGTTACTCGACAGAGGAAATGGCTAAGATGACGCTCTTAGACTGGTACCGCGACGACGAAAGCACCGCCAAACGAATTTTACAGGCTGTTGATGACTGTCTGACAAACGGTTTTGCCGAAGCGGAAGCCGATATGCAGACCAAGAACGGCAAAAAGCTGCCCATGTTCTTCACCGCAGTCAAGCTCGATATTAGGAACGAGACCTATTTTACCGGCATCGGGATCGACATAACCTCGCGCAAGCAGGCCGAAGCAGCGTTATTGGAAGCCAATGCGGCCTTGGAACAGCGGGTCGAAGACCGCACGCAAGATTTGAGCGCCGCCAACGAAGAACTTACCGCGATGAATCAGGAGCTGATGGCCGTCAATGAGACGCTGCTCCAACTGAACGAACAACTGCGCCAGACCAAGGCTTCGCTGATTCGTTCCGAACAAATGGCCTCTTTGGCGCGTCTGGTCGCGGGCATCGCACATGAGATCAATACGCCGGTCGGTTTATGCGTGACCTTGTCTTCGCATCTGGCGCAACTGAATGACAACTTTGCCGTCCTCTTCCAAAACGGCGTCGTGAAGCGCAAAGACCTGACGGATTATCTGGCCGAAATCCAAGAAACCAGCCAAATGCTGCAAATCAACAGCGAACGCGCCGGCAAACTGGTCAGCAACTTCAAACAGGTTTCCGCCGACCAAGCCAGCGAAACGCGGCGTTCTTTCAATGTCCGGCAATATGTCGACGACATCTTGCTCAGCCTGCGCTCGCACCTGAAAAACAGTGGCCACCAGATCACCGTCAGCGGCGAAACCGAGTTGACAATCGATGGCTATCCAGGCGCATTCGCGCAAATCATGACGAATCTGATCCTCAACAGCGTCGTCCACGCCTATCCCTCTGGTCAATGCGGCACGCTTCGGATCGATTTGCTCAAGCAGGACGACCACCTCCAGCTCACCTATCAGGATGACGGTCTTGGCATGGAGCCTGACGTACTGGAAAAGATCTTCGAACCGTTCTTCACGACCCGGCGCAATCAAGGCGGCACCGGCCTCGGATTGTCGATCATCTACAATCTGGTCACGCAGCTTTATGGCGGCACGATTGAGTGCCGCAGCACTCCCGGCCAGGGCTCGATCTTCACCCTGCTTCTGCCGCTTACTATTACTGCGCAAGACCAGGCAGCCCTTTAA
- a CDS encoding methyl-accepting chemotaxis protein, protein MQKIKYKLMASLILVGVICVLLLAGYDVFSTIRSNDKDIADYRAVLYEQFDRNIKLQVNTVHSLVQEIYNQQQKGLLSEADARKRAADLVRSLRFDDGNYFWIDTTEGVNVVLLGRPAEGKSRIADVDKKGNPFIKNLLDAATKEGGGYSDYWFPKPNEETPLPKRAYTQQFKPYGWVIGTGNWVDNIDKLVALKEAEKNKELQRSIAVTAAIALLGILLAAVMAQIISKKIATPISLVADGVQQVANGNLAGPNLPVTTADEIGQLTASFNAMKHSLRNLIQETAESSEQLIAASEELFATSEQAAQASAQVATSTTAVAQGADNQVHSVQKTASVVEEMSNQIEQIALKVSSMSDTSEKTARSAHSGGEVLKVAIGQMNSIEQTVSGSAAVVAKLGTRSQEIGQIVDTIAGIAGQTNLLALNAAIEAARAGEQGRGFAVVAEEVRKLAEQSQEAAKQIADLIQEIQSDTGKAVSAMDLGTKEVKTGAEVVAGTGKAFQEISDMVKEVSSHVHELSLTVQHLAQGGLTISNAMASVEEISRNASMETQTVSAATEQQAASMHEIAAASRSLSQLAERLQASVIQFRL, encoded by the coding sequence TTGCAAAAAATAAAGTATAAACTGATGGCCAGCCTGATTCTGGTAGGTGTGATTTGCGTCTTGCTTCTGGCAGGCTATGATGTATTCAGCACAATCCGCAGCAACGACAAAGACATTGCCGATTATCGCGCCGTGCTGTACGAACAGTTTGACCGCAACATCAAGCTGCAGGTCAATACGGTGCACAGCCTGGTGCAGGAAATTTACAATCAACAGCAAAAGGGTCTTTTATCGGAAGCAGATGCGCGAAAGCGTGCGGCCGATTTGGTCCGTTCGCTCCGCTTTGATGACGGCAATTATTTTTGGATCGATACGACGGAAGGCGTCAACGTCGTCTTGCTTGGCCGCCCGGCTGAAGGCAAAAGCCGCATAGCGGACGTCGATAAGAAAGGGAATCCTTTCATCAAGAATTTACTGGATGCCGCGACGAAAGAAGGCGGCGGCTACAGCGACTACTGGTTCCCCAAGCCAAACGAAGAAACGCCGCTGCCTAAACGCGCCTACACCCAGCAATTCAAACCGTACGGCTGGGTCATCGGCACCGGCAACTGGGTCGATAACATCGACAAGTTAGTCGCGCTTAAAGAAGCGGAAAAGAACAAGGAATTGCAGCGCAGCATCGCCGTCACCGCGGCCATCGCTCTACTGGGCATCCTTCTGGCCGCCGTCATGGCGCAAATCATCAGTAAAAAAATCGCCACGCCGATCAGTCTGGTTGCTGACGGCGTGCAGCAAGTCGCCAACGGCAATCTGGCAGGACCGAATCTTCCGGTAACAACAGCGGATGAAATCGGACAACTGACCGCTTCGTTCAATGCGATGAAACACAGCTTGCGCAATTTGATTCAAGAGACAGCGGAATCATCCGAGCAACTGATCGCCGCCAGCGAAGAACTGTTCGCCACTTCGGAACAGGCGGCGCAGGCCTCGGCCCAGGTCGCGACCTCGACGACTGCGGTCGCGCAGGGCGCGGACAACCAAGTGCACAGCGTCCAAAAAACCGCCAGCGTAGTCGAGGAAATGTCAAACCAGATCGAACAGATTGCGCTGAAAGTCTCCTCGATGTCCGATACCTCGGAAAAAACGGCGCGTTCCGCCCACTCCGGCGGTGAAGTGCTCAAGGTCGCAATCGGTCAGATGAACAGCATCGAGCAGACCGTATCCGGTTCGGCAGCGGTCGTCGCCAAACTCGGCACCCGTTCGCAGGAAATCGGCCAGATCGTCGACACTATTGCCGGCATCGCCGGGCAAACGAACCTACTGGCGCTGAACGCAGCGATTGAAGCGGCGCGCGCCGGCGAGCAAGGACGAGGTTTTGCGGTCGTCGCGGAGGAAGTTCGCAAACTGGCCGAACAGTCGCAGGAAGCGGCCAAGCAGATCGCCGATCTGATCCAGGAAATTCAAAGCGATACCGGAAAAGCGGTCAGCGCGATGGATTTGGGTACGAAAGAAGTCAAAACCGGCGCGGAAGTCGTCGCCGGTACCGGAAAAGCCTTCCAGGAAATTTCCGACATGGTCAAGGAAGTCTCCTCGCATGTGCATGAATTGTCGCTCACGGTACAGCATCTCGCTCAAGGCGGTCTGACGATCTCCAATGCGATGGCATCGGTAGAGGAAATCTCGCGCAATGCGTCAATGGAAACGCAGACCGTATCGGCCGCGACCGAGCAGCAGGCGGCTTCGATGCATGAAATCGCCGCAGCCAGCCGTTCCCTAAGTCAGTTAGCGGAACGACTGCAAGCATCCGTCATTCAATTTCGCTTATAA
- a CDS encoding helix-turn-helix domain-containing protein, whose translation MKVRGILPSRELRPYVDRYWAWENESELPDVLPGTGHELIFHYGKPWLAFSSARKERLPVCCLLSPRQRNLQVEPDGAVGFISVRFRAGALRHFSPLPVQALADHVLAVEDIWGEAGRNLREQLCEATNLAQRIQIFEGALHRFFHCFHKPEAWLDEAVRRLYYRNPATRTMQLGEELFVSERQLQRKIKECVGVTPKTFQRIVRFEGVLKRLLLQEKNDYLALALDNGYYDQAHFIKEFKTFVGETPSVYLQEDKFHSHYYCEKI comes from the coding sequence ATGAAAGTGCGCGGAATCCTGCCGAGCCGTGAGCTGCGGCCGTATGTCGATCGTTATTGGGCCTGGGAGAACGAGAGCGAGTTGCCGGATGTTTTGCCGGGCACCGGTCATGAATTGATCTTTCATTATGGCAAACCGTGGTTGGCGTTTTCTTCGGCGCGCAAAGAGCGCCTGCCGGTTTGCTGTCTGCTCTCGCCGCGTCAGAGGAATCTGCAGGTGGAGCCGGACGGTGCGGTCGGCTTTATTTCCGTGCGTTTTCGAGCGGGGGCGCTGCGCCACTTTTCCCCGCTTCCGGTGCAAGCGCTGGCCGATCATGTGCTCGCAGTCGAAGACATCTGGGGGGAAGCAGGGAGAAACTTGCGTGAGCAATTATGCGAAGCGACTAATTTGGCGCAGCGGATACAGATTTTTGAAGGGGCGTTGCACCGCTTTTTTCACTGCTTTCACAAACCGGAAGCCTGGCTGGATGAAGCGGTTCGCCGTCTGTATTATCGTAATCCGGCGACCCGGACGATGCAGTTAGGCGAAGAACTATTCGTCAGCGAGCGTCAGCTGCAGCGAAAAATCAAGGAATGCGTCGGCGTGACGCCGAAGACGTTTCAACGCATCGTCCGTTTCGAAGGCGTCTTGAAGCGTTTGCTGCTGCAGGAAAAGAACGATTATCTGGCGCTGGCGCTCGATAACGGCTACTATGACCAGGCACATTTTATCAAGGAGTTCAAAACGTTTGTCGGCGAAACGCCGTCTGTTTATCTGCAGGAAGATAAGTTTCACAGCCATTATTATTGCGAAAAAATATAA
- a CDS encoding DUF6506 family protein, which produces MGCKAAFLFVAPRANEKEHRTVINTPELELTVVGVGNYREAVEAAISLAAQGVEAIELCAGFGVNGVAEVKAAVDGKALVGVVRFDGHPAFGNRSGDELF; this is translated from the coding sequence ATGGGGTGCAAAGCCGCGTTTCTCTTTGTCGCGCCGCGGGCGAATGAAAAAGAACACAGGACGGTAATCAATACGCCGGAACTGGAGCTGACGGTGGTTGGGGTCGGTAATTATCGCGAAGCGGTCGAAGCGGCTATAAGTTTGGCTGCGCAAGGCGTAGAAGCGATCGAATTATGCGCCGGTTTTGGCGTTAACGGCGTGGCCGAAGTAAAGGCGGCGGTTGATGGAAAGGCATTAGTCGGCGTGGTTCGCTTCGACGGACATCCGGCTTTTGGCAACCGAAGCGGCGATGAGCTGTTTTAA
- a CDS encoding DJ-1/PfpI family protein translates to MAKKILILTGDCAEDYEVKVPQQALEMLGYQVDIAAPAKKKGDMLQLVVHDFTGLDTYIELTGHRISVDLAAKDAKAADYVGLVVPGGRAPEYMRMHAETLQLVQDFFAAGKPVAAICHGTQLLAPAGVLKGLTVTSYPACAAECRLAGGEWADVPVAVSGNLVTAQAWPNHPAWLRSFVDLLGAKITL, encoded by the coding sequence ATGGCAAAAAAAATCCTCATACTGACGGGTGACTGTGCGGAAGATTATGAAGTGAAAGTGCCGCAACAGGCGCTTGAAATGCTGGGCTATCAGGTGGATATCGCCGCACCGGCCAAGAAAAAAGGCGATATGCTGCAACTGGTCGTACACGATTTCACGGGGCTGGATACCTATATTGAACTGACCGGTCATCGGATTTCGGTCGACCTGGCGGCGAAAGATGCCAAGGCCGCCGATTATGTCGGTCTGGTCGTGCCGGGCGGACGCGCGCCGGAATATATGCGGATGCATGCCGAGACGCTGCAATTGGTGCAGGATTTTTTTGCCGCCGGCAAACCGGTCGCGGCGATCTGCCACGGCACGCAATTATTGGCGCCGGCAGGCGTGCTGAAAGGATTGACGGTTACATCGTATCCGGCCTGTGCAGCCGAATGCCGTTTGGCGGGCGGCGAATGGGCCGATGTGCCGGTTGCGGTCAGCGGCAACCTGGTTACGGCGCAGGCCTGGCCGAACCATCCGGCATGGTTGCGCTCCTTCGTTGACCTGCTTGGTGCAAAAATAACGTTATAA
- a CDS encoding ABC-F family ATP-binding cassette domain-containing protein has protein sequence MSVLTVENVSHGFGARSILTDTTFRLLKGEHVGLIGANGEGKSTFLSIITGQLTPDEGKVEWCRRVKVGYLDQHASLERGKSIRDVLREAFQSMYDMEAEMLAMYDKMGEASPEELEKMMEDVGEIQDVLDHGSFYMIDARIEEIAKGLGLLDIGLDKDVADLSGGQRTKVLLTKLLLENPTILILDEPTNYLDFEHIEWLKRYLQNYENAFILVSHDLPFLNEVINVIYHMENAVLTRYTGNYEQFQAMYEMRKSQELKAYERQQQEVDKMEDFIARNKARVATRGMANSRKKRLDKMEMLEKPKERIKPIFQFREGRTPSKYVVQCEDLVLGYDEPLTRPVSLILEKGKKVAIRGVNGLGKSTLLKTLIGAIRPVSGKVEMGDHLQIGYFEQESNRKNNNTAIEEIWQDFPGLSNYEVRAALARCGLTNEHITSQMMVLSGGENAKVRLCKLMLQDVNWLVLDEPTNHLDQDAKDELKRALTEYRGTVLLVSHEPDFYQDWVTEVWNVENWTTKIV, from the coding sequence ATGAGCGTATTAACAGTTGAAAACGTATCCCATGGTTTTGGCGCGCGGTCAATCTTGACGGACACGACGTTCCGTTTGCTGAAAGGCGAACATGTCGGATTGATCGGTGCGAACGGTGAGGGAAAGTCGACCTTTCTCAGCATTATCACCGGACAATTAACGCCGGATGAAGGCAAGGTGGAATGGTGCCGCCGAGTCAAGGTCGGTTATTTGGATCAGCATGCTTCGCTGGAACGCGGCAAGAGTATCCGAGACGTATTGCGTGAAGCGTTCCAGTCGATGTACGATATGGAAGCGGAAATGCTGGCGATGTACGACAAGATGGGCGAGGCTTCGCCGGAGGAACTGGAAAAGATGATGGAGGATGTCGGTGAAATTCAGGACGTGCTCGATCACGGCTCGTTTTACATGATTGACGCCAGAATTGAAGAAATCGCCAAAGGCCTCGGTCTGCTCGATATCGGCCTCGATAAGGACGTCGCGGATTTGAGCGGCGGGCAGCGCACCAAGGTGCTCCTGACGAAGCTGCTCTTGGAGAATCCGACGATTCTGATTCTGGACGAGCCGACGAACTATCTGGACTTTGAACATATCGAATGGTTGAAGCGCTATCTGCAAAATTATGAGAACGCATTTATTCTCGTGTCGCATGATCTGCCGTTTTTGAATGAAGTCATCAACGTCATTTACCATATGGAAAATGCGGTCTTGACCCGTTATACCGGCAACTACGAACAATTCCAGGCGATGTATGAGATGCGCAAGAGCCAGGAATTGAAGGCATATGAACGCCAGCAGCAGGAAGTCGACAAGATGGAAGATTTCATCGCCCGCAACAAGGCGCGCGTCGCGACGCGCGGCATGGCCAACAGCCGCAAGAAGCGGCTCGATAAGATGGAGATGCTGGAAAAACCGAAGGAGCGAATAAAACCGATTTTCCAGTTCCGCGAAGGGCGTACGCCAAGCAAATATGTCGTGCAATGTGAAGACCTCGTGCTCGGCTATGACGAGCCGTTGACCAGGCCGGTCAGTCTGATTCTGGAAAAAGGCAAAAAAGTCGCGATTCGCGGCGTCAATGGTCTGGGCAAATCGACGCTTTTAAAAACGCTGATCGGCGCGATCCGACCAGTTTCCGGCAAAGTGGAAATGGGCGATCATTTGCAGATCGGTTATTTTGAACAGGAATCGAACCGCAAGAACAACAACACTGCGATTGAAGAGATCTGGCAGGACTTTCCGGGCTTGAGCAACTATGAAGTACGTGCCGCGCTGGCGCGCTGCGGTTTGACGAATGAGCATATCACCAGTCAGATGATGGTTTTGAGCGGCGGCGAAAATGCTAAGGTTCGTCTCTGCAAGCTGATGCTGCAGGACGTCAACTGGCTGGTACTTGATGAGCCGACCAACCATCTCGATCAGGACGCTAAGGATGAACTGAAACGGGCGCTGACCGAGTACAGAGGAACGGTCTTGCTGGTTTCACATGAACCTGATTTTTATCAGGACTGGGTGACCGAGGTCTGGAATGTGGAAAACTGGACGACGAAAATCGTATAA
- a CDS encoding arsenate reductase family protein, which translates to MNIQIFGRKSCQETRKAERYFKERRIAFQFIDLKVKGLSRGELAKVQAAVGGMTKLIDVECKEYAKRNLKYMLHDIEETLLASPVLLKSPIVRNGAKATLGYAPEIWQTWE; encoded by the coding sequence ATGAACATCCAAATTTTCGGCAGGAAAAGCTGTCAGGAGACCCGAAAAGCGGAGCGTTATTTTAAAGAACGACGCATTGCGTTTCAATTTATCGATTTGAAGGTTAAAGGTCTAAGTCGCGGTGAACTGGCTAAGGTACAGGCCGCGGTGGGCGGCATGACAAAATTGATTGACGTAGAATGCAAAGAATATGCCAAGCGGAATCTGAAATATATGTTGCATGATATTGAGGAAACGCTGCTGGCTTCACCGGTATTATTGAAAAGCCCCATCGTTCGCAACGGCGCCAAAGCAACGCTTGGTTATGCGCCGGAGATTTGGCAAACCTGGGAATGA
- the blaOXA gene encoding class D beta-lactamase, producing MKKKSLMVLLVCSVCLLLLPLKEGEAREEERAEFVKYFDAAGVSGAMVVYDQKNDLFSYVNRQRCREGFLPASTFKIPNSLIGLETGVIPDADYLLPWDKQQRDFPDWNRDHTLRSAFQYSVVWYYQELARRVGAERMRQYLERIGYGNGDIGGRIDHFWLTGALRISPDEQINFLRRLHDNELPFSKRTLDQVKEIMLKEKTADYVLRAKTGWANEPADNVGWYVGYLETGDNVYYFATVLTAPKPVPADFTTQRIRITNAVLHELGIF from the coding sequence ATGAAAAAGAAAAGTCTAATGGTCTTGCTGGTCTGTAGTGTATGCCTGCTTCTGCTGCCGCTGAAAGAGGGAGAGGCGCGCGAGGAAGAACGGGCCGAATTTGTGAAGTATTTCGATGCGGCGGGCGTCAGTGGCGCAATGGTTGTATATGATCAAAAGAACGATCTTTTCAGCTATGTCAATCGCCAGCGCTGCCGGGAGGGGTTTCTACCGGCTTCGACATTCAAGATTCCCAATTCGCTGATCGGACTGGAGACGGGCGTGATTCCGGATGCGGACTATCTGTTGCCTTGGGACAAGCAGCAGCGTGACTTTCCTGATTGGAACCGCGATCACACGCTGCGCAGCGCGTTTCAATATTCGGTTGTCTGGTACTATCAGGAATTGGCGCGGCGTGTCGGCGCGGAACGGATGCGGCAATATCTTGAACGGATTGGCTACGGTAACGGCGATATCGGCGGCAGGATTGACCATTTCTGGCTGACGGGAGCCTTACGGATCAGCCCGGATGAACAGATCAATTTCCTGCGTCGTTTGCATGACAATGAATTGCCGTTTTCAAAGCGGACGCTCGATCAGGTTAAGGAAATCATGCTTAAAGAAAAAACAGCGGACTATGTCCTGCGCGCCAAAACGGGCTGGGCCAACGAACCGGCGGACAATGTCGGTTGGTATGTAGGTTATTTGGAAACGGGAGACAATGTCTATTATTTTGCGACCGTACTGACCGCTCCTAAACCGGTGCCAGCCGACTTTACCACGCAGCGGATTCGGATCACTAATGCGGTGTTGCACGAGCTTGGCATCTTCTAA
- a CDS encoding C-GCAxxG-C-C family (seleno)protein: MLQQLIESGFGNAEDFNCAEKILYGANLVYKLGLDPQALRLSAGFGGGMGIGSTCGAVTASIMVLSSLFVKERAHEGETIKQLSQQFLAAYQREMGDLNCDALKAQHRTPETKCTFVIAKAAEILDQIIEEQRQVSA; encoded by the coding sequence ATGTTGCAACAGTTAATTGAAAGCGGCTTCGGCAACGCTGAAGATTTCAACTGCGCCGAAAAGATACTCTACGGCGCCAATCTTGTCTATAAACTCGGCCTCGATCCCCAGGCACTGCGCCTCTCCGCCGGTTTCGGCGGCGGCATGGGCATCGGCAGCACTTGCGGCGCTGTGACCGCATCCATCATGGTCTTAAGCTCTCTCTTCGTCAAAGAGCGGGCGCACGAAGGCGAAACGATCAAACAGCTCAGCCAGCAGTTCCTCGCCGCGTATCAACGCGAAATGGGCGATCTGAACTGCGACGCATTAAAAGCCCAGCATCGCACGCCGGAGACCAAATGCACCTTTGTGATCGCCAAGGCCGCCGAAATCCTCGACCAAATCATCGAAGAACAGCGCCAGGTTTCGGCATAA